From the Theobroma cacao cultivar B97-61/B2 chromosome 2, Criollo_cocoa_genome_V2, whole genome shotgun sequence genome, one window contains:
- the LOC18609527 gene encoding RING-H2 finger protein ATL73, with translation MVIALAFAILLLFSFPVYFVYHLRRCLPSFIRESTICSHVILIATRLEWALDFMLRYCLFPRYNFAPNMPEIGAGRPSARDYEWKRAAPTDAGECPVCLFKVQEGEEIGQLRCSHVFHRLCLETWVGYWNATCPLCRGSVAPARLDSELGREVVAFDFCSLSSRDRGRWWLR, from the coding sequence ATGGTGATCGCGCTAGCTTTCGCAATTCTCTTGCTCTTTTCCTTCCCAGTCTATTTCGTTTACCATCTCCGTCGCTGTCTGCCCTCTTTCATTCGTGAATCAACCATATGCAGCCATGTAATTCTCATCGCAACGCGTTTGGAATGGGCACTTGATTTCATGCTTCGCTATTGCCTATTCCCAAGGTACAATTTCGCTCCAAACATGCCAGAAATTGGTGCAGGGAGGCCCAGTGCACGCGACTACGAGTGGAAGCGAGCAGCGCCGACCGATGCTGGTGAATGCCCCGTCTGCCTATTCAAGGTTCAAGAAGGCGAGGAGATTGGTCAGTTGAGATGCAGTCATGTTTTTCACAGGCTTTGCTTAGAGACATGGGTCGGATACTGGAACGCTACGTGTCCCCTTTGCCGAGGTTCTGTAGCCCCAGCCCGATTGGATTCTGAACTCGGCAGGGAAGTTGTTGCTTTCGACTTTTGCTCTCTCAGTTCTCGTGACCGCGGTAGATGGTGGCTCCGTTAA